Proteins from a genomic interval of Zingiber officinale cultivar Zhangliang chromosome 2A, Zo_v1.1, whole genome shotgun sequence:
- the LOC122041513 gene encoding trans-resveratrol di-O-methyltransferase-like — translation MESVNKYGIEGDDEVAMAELVRGHGHLWNIIFGYVNSMALKCAAELGIADEIHRHGQPLPLSVLLTKLSIPPSRADSFRRLMRLLVHSGLFASSTARDEEEEAYALTPISASFLVTSKADNMSPFVLTILDPILVDPGHCLSRWFTSSAEPPSAFDLFHGKSIFELTGNNPEFNVNYNLGLAADARFMAKLILKQCGNDVFRGLRSLVDVGGGTGVLAIAIADAFPQIKCAVFDLPHVVSSLQGNPTVAAIAGNMFEFVPPADAVILKWILHDWNDEDCVRILKNCKKAIPAKEEGGKVIIIEMVTQLENEEDGNNHDETTKAQLLLDVYVRAVYPGKERSEVEWKSIFIAAGFSDYTISPISGLRSLIQLFY, via the exons ATGGAATCCGTGAATAAGTATGGTATTGAAGGTGATGATGAAGTGGCCATGGCTGAGCTAGTGCGAGGCCACGGCCATCTCTGGAACATCATCTTCGGCTACGTCAACTCCATGGCCCTCAAGTGCGCCGCCGAGCTTGGCATCGCCGATGAAATCCATCGACATGGCCAGCCTCTTCCTCTCTCCGTTCTGCTTACCAAGCTCTCCATTCCCCCTTCAAGAGCCGACTCATTCCGCCGCCTCATGCGCCTGCTCGTCCACTCAGGCCTCTTCGCAAGCTCGACCGCCagagacgaagaagaagaagcctacGCCCTCACCCCCATCTCTGCCTCCTTTCTCGTGACCAGCAAAGCAGACAATATGTCCCCGTTCGTGCTCACAATTCTCGACCCGATCCTTGTCGACCCCGGGCACTGCTTGAGCAGGTGGTTCACCTCCTCCGCCGAACCACCCTCCGCCTTCGATCTCTTCCACGGGAAGTCAATATTCGAGTTGACCGGAAACAACCCCGAGTTCAACGTTAATTACAACCTTGGCTTGGCCGCCGATGCTAGGTTCATGGCGAAATTGATCCTCAAACAGTGCGGCAACGACGTCTTCCGGGGACTGCGATCGCTGGTGGACGTCGGAGGAGGGACTGGCGTTCTGGCCATTGCCATTGCCGACGCCTTCCCGCAGATCAAGTGCGCCGTGTTCGATCTCCCGCACGTTGTGAGTTCGCTGCAGGGAAACCCAACGGTGGCCGCCATCGCTGGCAACATGTTCGAGTTTGTGCCCCCTGCAGATGCAGTGATTCTCAAG TGGATATTGCATGACTGGAACGACGAAGACTGCGTGAGGATACTGAAAAATTGCAAGAAGGCGATTCCTGCAAAGGAGGAAGGAGGGAAGGTGATAATTATTGAAATGGTGACGCAATTGGAAAATGAGGAGGATGGGAATAATCATGATGAAACGACAAAGGCGCAGCTTCTGTTGGATGTGTACGTAAGGGCGGTTTATCCAGGGAAGGAGAGGAGCGAAGTAGAATGGAAAAGTATCTTTATAGCTGCTGGTTTCTCAGACTACACCATCTCACCAATCTCGGGCCTGCGTTCACTCATCCAGCTGTTCTACTGA